One segment of Nostoc piscinale CENA21 DNA contains the following:
- a CDS encoding Uma2 family endonuclease, which yields MNTVVTSEKIHLPAGAVLKLLGNWQDYQKMVSVLGDRAIPRIKYRQGEILLMAPLPEHGRDVSLVADVAKVLLDHLNLRYDSFTPITMSLPEVSGIEPDFCFYIENWQSVVGKSQIDWQNEPPPDLAIEIDVTSYTNINDYLVYKVPEVWLLRNKQLLIYRLQGENYTLSESSYFPNIPEIVQQCFRIAREETTSEAIRWLRNFLVSTQK from the coding sequence ATGAATACAGTAGTGACATCAGAAAAAATTCATCTCCCTGCTGGTGCTGTCCTCAAACTTTTGGGAAACTGGCAAGACTATCAAAAAATGGTATCAGTTTTAGGCGATCGCGCCATACCTCGGATTAAATACAGACAAGGGGAAATTTTATTGATGGCACCATTACCAGAACATGGCAGAGATGTAAGTTTGGTGGCTGATGTTGCTAAGGTTTTGCTTGATCATTTGAACCTTAGATATGACTCGTTTACACCCATCACCATGAGTTTGCCAGAGGTTAGTGGTATTGAGCCTGATTTTTGCTTTTATATTGAAAATTGGCAATCAGTAGTAGGTAAAAGCCAGATTGATTGGCAAAACGAGCCGCCGCCAGATTTAGCCATTGAAATCGATGTTACTAGTTATACCAATATTAATGATTATCTTGTTTATAAAGTGCCGGAAGTCTGGCTATTGAGAAATAAACAGTTGTTAATTTATAGATTACAGGGAGAAAATTATACACTGAGTGAAAGCAGTTATTTCCCTAACATTCCAGAAATTGTACAGCAATGTTTCCGAATTGCGAGGGAAGAAACGACAAGCGAAGCAATTAGATGGTTGCGGAACTTTCTTGTATCCACACAAAAATGA